The following proteins come from a genomic window of Bos mutus isolate GX-2022 chromosome 23, NWIPB_WYAK_1.1, whole genome shotgun sequence:
- the LOC106701543 gene encoding LOW QUALITY PROTEIN: BOLA class I histocompatibility antigen, alpha chain BL3-6-like (The sequence of the model RefSeq protein was modified relative to this genomic sequence to represent the inferred CDS: inserted 1 base in 1 codon) has product MRVMGPRTLLLLLSGVLVLTETRAGSHSMRYFSTAVSRPGFGEPRYLEVGYVDDTQFVRFDSDAPNPRMEPRTRWVKQEGPEYWDEETQRAKGNAQVFRVALNNLRGYYNQSEAGSHTLQLMYGCYVGPDGRLRRGFTQFGYDGRDYLALNEDLRSWTAVETAAQIXKRKMEAAGEEERFRNYLEGTCVEWLRRYLENGKDTLLRADPPKAHVTHHPISDREVTLRCWALGFYPEEISLTWQRNGEDQTQDMELVETRPSGDGNFQKWAALVVPSGEEQKYTCRVQHEGLQEPLTLRWEPPQPSFLTMGIIVGLVLLVVTGAVVAGVVIWMKKRSGREGREGSEFSCLTGGFKPR; this is encoded by the exons ATGCGAGTTATGGGGCCGCGAaccctcctcctgctgctctcGGGGGTCCTGGTCCTGACCGAGACCCGGGCTG gctcCCACTCGATGAGGTATTTCAGCACCGCCGTGTCCCGGCCCGGCTTCGGGGAGCCCCGGTACCTGGAAGTCGGCTACGTGGACGACACGCAGTTCGTGCGGTTCGACAGCGACGCCCCGAATCCGAGGATGGAGCCGCGGACGCGGTGGGTGAAGCAGGAGGGGCCGGAGTATTGGGATGAGGAAACGCAAAGGGCCAAGGGCAACGCACAGGTTTTCCGAGTGGCCCTGAACAACCTGCGCGGCTACTACAACCAGAGCGAGGCCG GGTCTCACACCCTCCAGCTGATGTACGGCTGCTACGTGGGGCCGGACGGGCGTCTCCGCCGCGGGTTCACTCAGTTCGGCTACGACGGCAGAGATTACCTCGCCCTGAACGAGGACCTGCGCTCCTGGACCGCGGTGGAGACGGCGGCTCAGA TCAAACGCAAGATGGAGGCGGCAGGTGAGGAGGAGAGATTCAGGAACTACCTGGAGGGCACGTGCGTGGAGTGGCTCCGCAGATACCTGGAGAATGGGAAGGACACGCTGCTGCGCGCAG ACCCTCCAAAGGCACATGTGACCCATCACCCCATCTCTGACCGTGAGGTCACCCTGaggtgctgggccctgggcttcTACCCTGAGGAGATCTCACTGACCTGGCAGCGCAATGGGGAGGACCAGACGCAGGACATGGAGCTTGTGGAGACCAGGCCTTCAGGGGACGGAAACTTCCAGAAGTGGGCGGCCCTGGTTGTGCCTTCTGGAGAGGAGCAGAAATACACATGCCGAGTGCAGCACGAGGGGCTTCAGGAGCCCCTCACCCTGAGATGGG AACCTCCTCAGCCCTCCTTCCTCACCATGGGCATCATTGTTGGCCTGGTTCTCCTCGTGGTCACTGGAGCTGTGGTGGCTGGAGTTGTGATCTGGATGAAGAAGCGCTCAggtagggaagggagggagggatctgAGTTTTCTTGTCTCACTGGGGGTTTCAAGCCCAGGTAG